One window of the Pararge aegeria chromosome 22, ilParAegt1.1, whole genome shotgun sequence genome contains the following:
- the LOC120633745 gene encoding putative riboflavin kinase: MSLSCLPLFLKGEVVKGFGRGSKDLGCPTANYSREVVQTLPNDLKPGVYYGWAKVNSTPVQKMVANVGWCPFYQNQELSVETHVMHDFGRDFYGSNLKICMVGYLRPEMNFNSVDSLIETIKNDIKNADELLDVPEAIKLKDHDFFTDQ, encoded by the exons atgtcactGTCCTgtttacctttatttttaaaaggtgaAGTAGTAAAAGGGTTCGGAAGAGGATCAAAGGATTTAGGTTGTCCTACAG CAAATTACTCACGCGAGGTGGTACAGACACTACCCAATGATTTGAAGCCTGGTGTTTACTATGGCTGGGCCAAAGTTAATTCTACACCCGTTCAAAAGATGGTTGCCAACGTCGGCTGGTGCCCTTTCTATCAAAATCAGGAATTGTCTGTG gAAACTCACGTGATGCACGACTTTGGGAGGGATTTCTACGGATCAAATTTGAAAATATGTATGGTTGGTTATTTGAGACCAGAGATGAATTTCAATTCTGTGGATAGTTTGATAGAAACTATCAAAAATGACATTAAAAATGCGGATGAGCTGCTAGACGTTccagaggcaattaaattgaaagATCATGACTTCTTTACTGATCAATGA
- the LOC120633747 gene encoding 40S ribosomal protein S27, translated as MPLAIDLLHPSPASERRKHKLKRLVPHPNSYFMDVKCPGCYKITTVFSHAQRVVVCAGCSTILCQPTGGRARLTEGCSFRRKQH; from the exons ATGCCG CTCGCAATTGACTTATTGCACCCTTCGCCCGCGTCTGAGAGGAGGAAGCACAAGCTCAAGAGGCTTGTGCCACATCCAAACTCTTACTTCATGGACGTGAAATGCCCAGGCTGTTATAAAATCACAACCGTATTCAGTCACGCGCAGAGAGTAGTCGTATGTGCAGGATGCTCGACGATTCTTTGCCAACCCACTGGTGGTCGCGCCAGATTAACTGAAG GATGTTCATTTAGAAGAAAACAACATTAG
- the LOC120633746 gene encoding DNA-directed RNA polymerases I, II, and III subunit RPABC2 gives MADEEYDGEDGGADYDDIVEEDNNIEEVEEQEEEPGYNVQCLAPGQAGGGVEKSKRITTRYMTKYERARVLGTRALQIAMCAPVMVELEGETDPLQIAMKELKQRKIPIIIRRYLPDHSYEDWSIDELIIIDH, from the exons ATGGCTGATGAAGAATACGATGGAGAGGACGGGGGGGCAGATTATGACGACATCGTCGAAGAGGACAATAATATCGAGGAGGTTGAAGAACAAGAGGAGGAACCGGGGTACAACGTGCAGTGCCTGGCCCCAGGGCAAGCCGGTGGTGGAGTGGAGAAGTCCAAGCGGATCACCACACGATATATGACTAAATATGAAAGAGCACGGGTCTTAG GTACAAGAGCCTTACAAATAGCTATGTGTGCCCCAGTAATGGTGGAATTAGAGGGAGAAACGGACCCACTGCAGATTGCTATGAAGGAACTGAAACAAAGGAAGATCCCCATCATAATACGAAGATATCTCCCAGACCATTCCTATGAGGACTGGAGTATagatgaattaattattattgatcatTAA